A genomic region of Micromonospora sp. NBC_01796 contains the following coding sequences:
- the recA gene encoding recombinase RecA codes for MAPGPDREKALDLALAQIDKQFGKGSVMRLGERPQVQMAVIPTGSIALDVALGVGGLPRGRVVEIYGPESSGKTTVALHAVASAQRAGGIAAFIDAEHALDPEYAKALGVDTDAMLVSQPDTGEQALEIADMLIRSGALDIIVIDSVAALVPRAEIEGEMGDSHVGLQARLMSQALRKITGVLSNTNTTAIFINQLREKIGVMFGSPETTTGGRALKFYASVRLDVRRIESLKDGTDVVGNRTRVKVVKNKVAAPFKQAEFDIMYGKGISREGSLIDVGVEQSIIRKSGAWYTYDGDQLGQGKEKAREFLKDNPDVAAEIEKKILEKLGVGVSPSDAAGGPELPPVDF; via the coding sequence ATGGCGCCAGGACCTGACCGGGAGAAGGCACTAGACCTTGCTCTCGCTCAGATCGACAAGCAGTTCGGTAAGGGCTCGGTGATGCGGCTCGGTGAACGACCGCAGGTCCAGATGGCCGTTATCCCGACTGGTTCGATCGCACTCGACGTGGCACTTGGTGTGGGCGGTCTGCCCCGTGGCCGGGTGGTCGAGATCTACGGCCCGGAGAGCAGCGGTAAGACCACCGTGGCGCTGCACGCGGTGGCGAGCGCGCAGCGGGCCGGTGGCATCGCCGCCTTCATCGACGCCGAGCACGCGCTCGACCCGGAATACGCCAAGGCGCTCGGGGTCGACACCGACGCGATGCTGGTCTCCCAGCCGGACACCGGCGAGCAGGCGCTGGAGATCGCGGACATGCTGATCCGCTCCGGCGCGCTGGACATCATCGTGATCGACTCGGTGGCCGCACTGGTGCCCCGGGCCGAGATCGAGGGCGAGATGGGCGACAGCCACGTGGGCCTCCAGGCCCGGCTGATGAGCCAGGCGCTCCGGAAGATCACCGGTGTGCTCAGCAACACCAACACCACCGCGATCTTCATCAACCAGCTCCGCGAGAAGATCGGTGTCATGTTCGGCAGCCCGGAGACCACCACCGGTGGTCGGGCGCTGAAGTTCTACGCGTCGGTCCGGCTCGACGTACGCCGGATCGAGAGCCTCAAGGACGGCACCGACGTGGTCGGTAACCGGACCAGGGTCAAGGTGGTGAAGAACAAGGTCGCCGCCCCGTTCAAGCAGGCCGAGTTCGACATCATGTACGGCAAGGGCATCTCCCGCGAGGGATCCCTGATCGACGTCGGTGTGGAGCAGTCGATCATCCGTAAGTCCGGCGCCTGGTACACCTACGACGGTGACCAGCTCGGCCAGGGCAAGGAGAAGGCCCGGGAGTTCCTCAAGGACAACCCGGACGTGGCGGCCGAGATCGAGAAGAAGATCCTGGAGAAGCTCGGCGTCGGGGTCAGCCCGAGTGACGCCGCGGGCGGCCCGGAGCTGCCGCCGGTGGACTTCTGA
- a CDS encoding DUF3046 domain-containing protein, with amino-acid sequence MRLTDFWTRLEQVFGSAYATSIAADQVLSQLGGRTVKQALAEGEATVVVWRAVVAAYPDRVPARLR; translated from the coding sequence GTGCGGCTGACGGATTTCTGGACGCGGCTGGAGCAGGTGTTCGGCTCGGCGTACGCGACCAGCATCGCCGCCGATCAGGTGCTGTCCCAGTTGGGTGGCCGGACGGTCAAGCAGGCGCTCGCCGAGGGTGAGGCGACCGTCGTCGTCTGGCGTGCGGTGGTCGCCGCGTACCCCGATCGAGTACCGGCCCGACTACGCTGA
- a CDS encoding UdgX family uracil-DNA binding protein (This protein belongs to the uracil DNA glycosylase superfamily, members of which act in excision repair of DNA. However, it belongs more specifically to UdgX branch, whose founding member was found to bind uracil in DNA (where it does not belong), without cleaving it, appears to promote DNA repair by a pathway involving RecA, rather than base excision.), whose protein sequence is MAQTRTAPGAQEFIPPRAKSLTALRTAAASCEGCDLYADANQTVFGRGAASARVVMVGEQPGDVEDREGLPFVGPAGRVLRRAVDDAGLDPGQLYLTNAVKHFRHTMRGKRRLHQTPDQVHIVACRPWLVAEFAVLHPEVVVVLGAIAAKSLLGPAFRVTRDRGVLLPWPESAQHPEDFTRPSTTANGQVEPTRLLATIHPSAVLRSDNREDAYAGLVADLTVAAGALA, encoded by the coding sequence ATGGCGCAGACCCGGACCGCCCCCGGCGCACAGGAGTTCATCCCGCCCCGCGCGAAGAGCCTGACCGCGCTGCGTACGGCCGCGGCCTCCTGCGAGGGCTGCGACCTGTACGCCGACGCGAACCAGACGGTCTTCGGCCGGGGTGCCGCATCCGCCCGGGTGGTGATGGTCGGTGAACAGCCCGGCGACGTGGAGGACCGGGAAGGCCTCCCGTTCGTCGGCCCTGCCGGCCGGGTGCTGCGCCGGGCGGTGGACGACGCCGGCCTGGACCCGGGACAGCTCTACCTGACCAACGCGGTGAAGCACTTCCGGCACACCATGCGCGGCAAGCGGCGGCTGCACCAGACCCCGGACCAGGTGCACATCGTCGCCTGCCGGCCCTGGCTGGTCGCCGAGTTCGCCGTGCTGCACCCGGAGGTTGTCGTGGTGCTCGGCGCGATCGCGGCGAAGTCGCTGCTCGGGCCGGCGTTCCGGGTCACCCGCGATCGGGGGGTGCTGCTGCCCTGGCCGGAGTCCGCCCAGCACCCGGAGGACTTCACCCGGCCGTCGACCACCGCGAACGGGCAGGTCGAGCCGACCCGGCTGCTGGCCACCATCCACCCCTCGGCGGTGCTGCGCTCCGACAACCGGGAGGACGCGTACGCCGGCCTGGTCGCCGACCTGACCGTGGCCGCCGGGGCACTGGCCTGA
- a CDS encoding aminotransferase class I/II-fold pyridoxal phosphate-dependent enzyme, with protein MAAHYQIEGGTAAEISASVETGVRIGALPAGAALPPVRNLAGQLAVSPATVAKAYQALRQRGLVETAGRNGTRIRPRPPVAASRSALRLPPVASGTLDLASGEPDHRLLPAFGPHLAALAHAGGAPIGYGDAGVLPELVDLAGRRLAADGVPTDSITVTSGALDGIERLLTAHLRPGDPVGVEDPGWANLLDLVAALGFQPVGVPVDDNGPTPAGVRAALASGVRALVVTSRAQNPTGAAVTADRAAELRELLGARPDLLLIEDDHAAELAPMPLHSLAGVTRSWAFVRSASKPYGPDLRLAVLAGDEATVARVAGRMRVGAGWVSTLLQRLAIGLWRDPEVAAQVAAARDSYQRRREALRAALARRGLTAHGRSGINVWLPVPDEIRAVTGLRDAGYAVAPGSLYRLATGPAIRITISPLADADIEPLADALLRATGTGPPTPFGA; from the coding sequence GTGGCAGCACATTATCAGATCGAGGGTGGTACGGCAGCCGAGATTTCGGCCAGCGTGGAAACCGGCGTACGCATCGGTGCCCTGCCCGCCGGTGCGGCCCTGCCGCCGGTCCGGAACCTGGCCGGGCAGCTCGCGGTCAGCCCGGCCACGGTGGCCAAGGCGTACCAGGCGTTGCGCCAGCGCGGGCTGGTGGAGACCGCCGGACGCAACGGCACCCGGATCCGCCCCCGACCGCCGGTCGCCGCGTCCCGGTCGGCGCTGCGGCTGCCCCCGGTGGCCTCCGGGACGCTCGACCTGGCCAGCGGCGAGCCCGACCACCGGCTGCTGCCCGCGTTCGGGCCGCACCTGGCTGCCCTCGCCCACGCCGGAGGCGCCCCCATCGGTTACGGGGATGCCGGTGTGCTGCCCGAACTGGTCGACCTCGCCGGGCGGCGACTGGCCGCCGACGGGGTGCCGACCGACTCGATCACCGTGACCAGTGGCGCGCTCGACGGCATCGAACGACTCCTCACCGCCCACCTGCGCCCCGGCGACCCGGTCGGGGTCGAGGACCCCGGCTGGGCCAACCTGCTCGACCTGGTCGCCGCGCTGGGCTTCCAGCCGGTCGGCGTACCGGTCGACGACAACGGCCCCACCCCGGCCGGCGTACGGGCCGCGCTGGCGTCCGGCGTACGGGCGCTGGTGGTCACCAGCCGGGCGCAGAACCCGACCGGGGCCGCGGTCACCGCCGACCGGGCGGCGGAGCTGCGCGAACTGCTCGGTGCCCGGCCCGACCTGCTGCTGATCGAGGACGACCACGCCGCCGAACTCGCCCCGATGCCGCTGCACAGCCTCGCCGGGGTGACCCGGAGCTGGGCTTTCGTCCGGTCGGCCAGCAAGCCCTACGGTCCCGACCTGCGCCTGGCGGTCCTCGCCGGGGACGAGGCGACCGTGGCCCGGGTCGCAGGCCGGATGCGGGTCGGCGCCGGTTGGGTCTCCACCCTGCTGCAACGGCTCGCCATCGGACTCTGGCGGGATCCGGAGGTGGCCGCCCAGGTGGCCGCGGCCAGGGATAGCTACCAGCGGCGGCGGGAGGCCCTGCGGGCGGCGCTGGCCCGGCGGGGGCTGACCGCACACGGCCGCAGCGGGATCAACGTCTGGCTGCCGGTCCCGGACGAGATCCGGGCCGTGACCGGCCTGCGCGACGCCGGTTACGCGGTCGCGCCCGGCTCGCTCTACCGGCTCGCCACCGGACCGGCCATCCGGATCACGATCAGCCCGCTCGCCGACGCCGACATCGAACCCCTGGCCGACGCGCTGCTCCGCGCCACCGGCACCGGCCCGCCGACCCCGTTCGGCGCCTGA
- a CDS encoding bifunctional pyridoxamine 5'-phosphate oxidase family protein/GNAT family N-acetyltransferase, producing MYQQTERTTANRGRNRMGYQRDAAHAILDEAYHCSLAFTVDGEPRVLPTLHVRVGDTVYLHGSTGGRPLLAARGPDGLPVCLSVTLLDGLVYGRSQFHHSANYRSVIAHGTAHLVTDQAEKASAMTALVEKVGRGRAADSRPPTRKELAETAVLALPLREVSVRARTGPVVDEPEDYDLPHWAGVLPLRQVAGPAEPDTGVTAPVPDYLRPPRSPWLTAAPMTGAHVRLEPLDLAHTDDLYAATDDAEVWRHLSHPRPANRDDLAAVIAEALRAQHLGTRVPWVQRDARTGRIVGSTSYYEVDEARRSVAIGHTFLGRASWRTGINTEAKLLLLGRAFDELGAERVVWHTDIRNERSQRAIERLGAQREGVLRRHRQRPDGSWRDTVLYAMIADEWPKAQLSLRESLRPTAPLG from the coding sequence GTGTACCAGCAGACGGAACGGACCACCGCGAACCGAGGCCGCAACCGGATGGGCTACCAGCGCGACGCCGCGCACGCGATCCTGGACGAGGCGTACCACTGCTCCCTCGCCTTCACCGTGGACGGCGAACCCCGGGTCCTGCCCACCCTGCACGTACGCGTCGGCGACACGGTCTACCTGCACGGCTCCACCGGGGGACGGCCGCTGCTCGCCGCCCGTGGTCCGGACGGGCTGCCGGTCTGCCTCAGCGTCACCCTGCTCGACGGCCTGGTCTACGGCCGGTCCCAGTTCCACCACAGCGCCAACTACCGCTCGGTGATCGCGCACGGCACCGCCCACCTGGTCACCGACCAGGCCGAGAAGGCGTCCGCGATGACCGCCCTGGTGGAGAAGGTGGGCCGGGGACGGGCCGCCGACAGCCGCCCGCCGACCCGCAAGGAACTCGCCGAGACGGCGGTGCTGGCCCTGCCCCTGCGGGAGGTGTCGGTACGGGCCCGGACCGGCCCGGTGGTCGACGAGCCCGAGGACTACGACCTGCCGCACTGGGCCGGGGTGCTGCCGCTGCGGCAGGTCGCCGGCCCGGCCGAGCCGGACACCGGGGTCACCGCCCCGGTCCCCGACTACCTGCGCCCGCCCCGCTCGCCCTGGCTCACCGCGGCACCGATGACCGGCGCGCACGTACGGCTGGAACCGCTCGACCTCGCCCACACCGACGACCTGTACGCGGCCACCGACGACGCCGAGGTCTGGCGCCACCTGTCCCACCCCCGCCCGGCGAACCGGGACGACCTGGCGGCGGTCATCGCCGAGGCCCTGCGCGCCCAGCACCTCGGCACGCGGGTGCCCTGGGTGCAGCGCGACGCCCGGACCGGCCGGATCGTCGGCAGCACCTCCTACTACGAGGTCGACGAGGCCCGGCGGTCGGTGGCGATCGGGCACACCTTCCTGGGCCGGGCGAGCTGGCGTACCGGGATCAACACCGAGGCCAAGCTGCTCCTGCTCGGCCGGGCCTTCGACGAACTGGGCGCGGAGCGGGTGGTCTGGCACACCGACATCCGCAACGAGCGCTCCCAGCGGGCGATCGAACGGCTCGGCGCCCAGCGCGAGGGGGTGCTGCGGCGGCACCGGCAGCGGCCGGACGGCTCGTGGCGGGACACCGTGCTCTACGCCATGATCGCCGACGAGTGGCCGAAGGCACAGCTCTCGCTCCGGGAATCGCTTCGCCCGACGGCACCCCTGGGGTGA
- the leuE gene encoding leucine efflux protein LeuE codes for MMTPVLGITDIWTYVLGTVAIVLLPGPNSLFVLSTAAKRGIRVGYQAASGVFLGDTVLMVLSAAGVASLLKAYPPIFMVIKYGGAAYLGYVGLTMLRGAWRRWRARNDPGAPRLIDGAEPAPVRNPFRRAAVISLLNPKAILFFISFFIQFVDPNYAYPALSFLLLGVIAQAASVLYLTLLILTGTYLAAQFRQRRRLAAATTTGIGVLFLGFSLKLATATAG; via the coding sequence ATGATGACGCCCGTGCTGGGGATCACCGACATCTGGACCTACGTGCTGGGCACCGTCGCCATCGTGCTGCTGCCCGGACCGAACTCGCTCTTCGTGCTCTCCACCGCCGCCAAACGCGGCATCCGGGTCGGCTACCAGGCGGCGTCCGGGGTGTTCCTCGGCGACACCGTACTGATGGTGCTCTCCGCCGCCGGGGTGGCGTCGCTGCTCAAGGCGTACCCGCCGATCTTCATGGTGATCAAGTACGGCGGTGCGGCGTACCTCGGTTATGTGGGGTTGACCATGCTGCGCGGAGCGTGGCGGCGCTGGCGTGCCCGCAACGACCCCGGAGCGCCGCGCCTGATCGACGGGGCGGAGCCGGCCCCGGTGCGCAACCCGTTCCGGCGGGCCGCCGTGATCAGCCTGCTGAACCCGAAGGCGATCCTGTTCTTCATCTCCTTCTTCATCCAGTTCGTCGACCCGAACTACGCCTACCCGGCGCTGTCGTTCCTGCTCCTCGGGGTGATCGCGCAGGCCGCCAGCGTGCTCTACCTGACCCTGCTGATCCTCACCGGCACCTACCTGGCCGCCCAGTTCCGCCAACGCCGCCGCCTGGCCGCGGCAACCACCACCGGCATCGGCGTCCTCTTCCTGGGCTTCAGCCTCAAACTAGCCACCGCCACCGCCGGCTAA
- a CDS encoding sporulation protein, with protein MLFGGASPGTGFAVRTTLTNPSTRPGLDLPGRVRMVGGDQPVPIGHVTVGLVTRVEPADGGDGYLEYEFGRVRVAGAVVLGPGERRDVAFAVPMPWELPVTVVNGVPRLNLPMALRTEVALGPELDRGGLTGVFVHPLPAQERILSTFESLGFTLRQVGLQQGELPGVRQSLPFHQKIGYWAAPLYAGPFAEVELTFLAGPQALEVVFALDRRLALAGASHYSLTRFRVPHADVDRFNWVEVVDSWVRHAVARHAAVRSGATDGPTMPESVHTNRPPDLPPEGEGLTGTAGGEGGI; from the coding sequence GTGCTCTTCGGTGGCGCGTCACCCGGTACGGGCTTCGCCGTCCGTACGACGCTGACCAATCCGAGCACCCGGCCGGGGCTCGACCTGCCGGGACGGGTCCGGATGGTCGGCGGTGACCAACCGGTGCCGATCGGGCACGTGACGGTGGGACTGGTGACCAGGGTCGAGCCGGCGGACGGCGGCGACGGTTACCTCGAGTACGAGTTCGGCCGGGTACGGGTCGCCGGGGCGGTCGTGCTGGGACCGGGGGAGCGGCGGGACGTCGCGTTCGCCGTACCGATGCCCTGGGAACTTCCGGTGACCGTGGTCAACGGCGTACCCCGGTTGAACCTGCCGATGGCGTTGCGGACCGAGGTGGCGCTCGGCCCGGAACTGGACCGGGGCGGCCTGACCGGCGTTTTTGTCCATCCGCTGCCGGCGCAGGAGCGGATCCTGTCGACCTTCGAGAGTCTGGGCTTCACCCTGCGCCAGGTGGGCCTGCAACAGGGGGAGCTGCCGGGGGTGAGGCAGAGCCTGCCGTTCCACCAGAAGATCGGTTACTGGGCGGCGCCGCTCTACGCCGGCCCGTTCGCCGAGGTCGAGCTGACCTTCCTGGCCGGTCCGCAGGCGTTGGAGGTGGTCTTCGCGCTGGACCGGCGTCTGGCTCTCGCCGGAGCCAGCCACTACAGCCTGACCCGGTTCCGCGTACCGCACGCCGACGTCGACCGGTTCAACTGGGTCGAGGTGGTGGACAGTTGGGTCCGGCACGCGGTGGCCCGGCACGCCGCCGTCCGCTCCGGCGCCACCGACGGCCCGACCATGCCCGAGTCCGTCCACACCAACCGCCCCCCCGACCTACCCCCCGAAGGCGAGGGCCTCACCGGCACCGCCGGCGGCGAAGGCGGAATCTAA
- a CDS encoding hemolysin family protein, with product MSTTWALLISLLLLALNGFFVAAEFALVASKRYRLEQVAANGGRAAKAALDGVRELGLMLAGAQLGITVCTLGLGALAEPAIEHLASPVLHAVGLPDAPSHVIALLFALLLVTFLHLVVGEMAPKSWAITDAERSAVLLALPFRGFARVARPLLTALNGLANVILRLAKVRPQDQLAQAHGPEELRMLLEQSAEHGLLAADQQQLLTSMLELQGTTVADVMEPVDRIVSVRREDTADRIEAVSRDSGRSRLAVLDGPDVVAGMVHVREAVRATTAGRAATAEQLMTPVFSLAATATVTEAVAAMRARQAQLALVTDRVGVGRPVGFVALEDLLEEVIGEFDDETDQVPRGRRLR from the coding sequence ATGAGTACGACCTGGGCGCTGCTCATCTCGCTGCTCCTGCTCGCCCTGAACGGCTTTTTCGTGGCGGCCGAGTTCGCCCTGGTGGCGAGCAAGAGGTACCGGTTGGAACAGGTCGCCGCGAACGGTGGACGGGCGGCGAAGGCGGCCCTGGACGGGGTACGCGAACTCGGCCTGATGCTGGCCGGCGCGCAACTCGGCATCACCGTCTGCACCCTGGGCCTCGGTGCCCTCGCCGAGCCGGCGATCGAGCACCTGGCCAGCCCGGTCCTGCACGCGGTGGGGCTGCCCGACGCGCCCAGTCACGTGATCGCCCTGCTGTTCGCCCTGCTGCTGGTGACGTTCCTGCACCTGGTGGTCGGCGAGATGGCGCCCAAGTCCTGGGCGATCACCGACGCGGAGCGGTCCGCGGTCCTGCTGGCCCTGCCGTTCCGGGGCTTCGCCCGGGTGGCCCGGCCGCTGCTGACCGCGCTCAACGGCCTGGCGAACGTGATCCTGCGCCTGGCCAAGGTACGACCGCAGGACCAGTTGGCCCAGGCACACGGCCCGGAGGAACTGCGGATGCTGCTGGAGCAGTCGGCCGAGCACGGGTTGCTCGCCGCGGACCAGCAGCAGTTGCTGACCAGCATGCTGGAGTTGCAGGGCACCACGGTGGCCGACGTGATGGAGCCGGTGGACCGGATCGTCTCGGTCCGGCGGGAGGACACCGCCGACCGGATCGAGGCGGTGAGCCGGGACAGTGGCCGGTCCCGACTGGCCGTGCTGGACGGCCCCGACGTGGTCGCCGGCATGGTGCACGTACGCGAGGCCGTACGCGCCACCACGGCGGGCCGGGCGGCGACGGCGGAGCAGCTGATGACCCCGGTCTTCAGCCTGGCCGCCACCGCCACCGTCACCGAGGCGGTGGCCGCGATGCGGGCTCGTCAGGCCCAGCTCGCCCTGGTCACCGACCGGGTCGGGGTCGGCCGCCCGGTCGGGTTCGTGGCCCTGGAGGACCTCCTGGAGGAGGTCATCGGGGAGTTCGACGACGAGACCGACCAGGTCCCGCGCGGTCGTCGACTGCGCTGA
- a CDS encoding hemolysin family protein, translating to MLIAIGLLLIIVLTAATGYFVAQEFGYVAVDRGKLKQLADDGDPAAQRALKVTGRLSFMLSGAQLGITLTALLVGYVAEPFLGDGLADLFGVAGFPEGITMPLSIALSLVIATVVQMVLGELAPKNLAIARAEMLALKLSRSTLIYLTVAAPVIRLFDAAATRLLRRVGIEPIEELPSGATPEDLEQIIAESREEGQLDIAMSTLLDRGLDFRQLTAAEAMVPRVAVHTVQADDPVSRLVELLDTGHSRFPVRGTEGVDDVIGVAGIADVLGVPPERRSTTRVADVAVPPLLVPTTLPLPTVLDRLRAGHRQLACVVDEYGGFAGVITLEDIAEELVGPIRDEDDPPEPTPIRQPDGSWVVPARWRIDEVADSTGIALPEAPEYDTLSGLVMRELGRVPEVGDRLEINLSAESELPRPHPKALVEVLAVDRHVADSVRLALVGQNAYGAGSEHPEVTA from the coding sequence GTGTTGATCGCGATCGGCCTTCTTCTGATCATCGTGCTCACGGCCGCGACGGGTTACTTCGTGGCCCAGGAGTTCGGCTACGTCGCCGTCGACCGCGGCAAACTCAAACAGCTCGCCGACGACGGCGACCCGGCCGCCCAGCGCGCCCTCAAGGTCACCGGACGGCTCTCCTTCATGCTCTCCGGCGCCCAGCTCGGCATCACCCTGACCGCCCTGCTCGTCGGGTACGTCGCCGAACCCTTCCTCGGTGACGGGCTCGCCGACCTGTTCGGCGTGGCCGGGTTCCCCGAGGGGATCACCATGCCGCTGTCCATCGCCCTGTCGCTGGTCATCGCGACCGTCGTGCAGATGGTGCTCGGCGAACTGGCCCCGAAGAACCTTGCCATCGCCCGCGCCGAGATGCTGGCCCTGAAGCTCAGCCGGTCGACCCTGATCTACCTGACCGTCGCCGCCCCGGTGATCCGCCTCTTCGACGCCGCCGCCACCCGGCTGCTGCGCCGGGTCGGCATCGAACCGATCGAGGAACTGCCCAGCGGCGCCACCCCGGAGGACCTGGAACAGATCATCGCCGAGTCGCGGGAGGAGGGGCAGCTCGACATCGCCATGTCGACCCTGCTCGACCGGGGACTCGACTTCCGCCAGCTCACCGCCGCCGAGGCGATGGTGCCCCGGGTGGCGGTGCACACCGTACAGGCGGACGATCCGGTGAGCCGGCTGGTGGAGCTCCTCGACACCGGCCACTCCCGCTTTCCCGTACGCGGGACCGAGGGCGTGGACGACGTGATCGGGGTTGCCGGGATCGCCGACGTACTCGGGGTGCCGCCGGAGCGGCGGTCCACCACCCGGGTCGCGGACGTGGCCGTACCCCCGTTGCTGGTGCCCACCACGTTGCCGCTGCCGACGGTGCTGGACCGGCTCCGGGCCGGGCACCGCCAGCTCGCCTGCGTGGTCGACGAGTACGGCGGTTTCGCCGGGGTGATCACCCTGGAGGACATCGCGGAGGAACTCGTCGGCCCGATCCGGGACGAGGACGACCCGCCCGAGCCGACCCCGATCCGGCAGCCGGACGGTTCCTGGGTGGTGCCCGCCCGCTGGCGGATCGACGAGGTCGCGGACAGCACCGGCATCGCGCTGCCCGAGGCACCCGAGTACGACACCCTCTCCGGGCTCGTCATGCGCGAGCTGGGCCGGGTGCCGGAGGTCGGCGACCGGTTGGAGATCAACCTGTCGGCCGAGTCCGAACTTCCCCGGCCACACCCGAAGGCCCTGGTCGAGGTGCTCGCGGTCGATCGGCACGTCGCCGACTCGGTCCGGCTCGCGCTGGTCGGCCAGAACGCGTACGGCGCCGGCTCCGAACACCCCGAGGTGACCGCATGA
- the mnhG gene encoding monovalent cation/H(+) antiporter subunit G, which translates to MTDVADLLSAAFLIAGALLSLAAGIGVVRFPDVLSRMHAATKPQILGLLLILIGVGLRLRTGADIATLVLVGVFQLATAPVAAQMVGRAAYRAGRHRADLLVTDELADATPTNPDR; encoded by the coding sequence GTGACCGACGTCGCGGACCTGCTCTCGGCGGCTTTCCTGATCGCCGGTGCGCTGCTCAGTCTCGCCGCCGGGATCGGGGTGGTGCGCTTTCCCGACGTGCTGTCCCGGATGCACGCGGCGACCAAGCCGCAGATCCTCGGCCTGCTGCTGATCCTGATCGGGGTGGGACTGCGGCTGCGTACGGGCGCCGACATCGCCACCCTGGTCCTGGTCGGGGTGTTCCAGTTGGCGACCGCCCCGGTGGCCGCCCAGATGGTGGGGCGGGCCGCGTACCGGGCCGGGCGGCACCGGGCCGATCTGCTGGTCACCGACGAACTCGCCGACGCCACCCCCACCAACCCCGACCGGTGA
- a CDS encoding monovalent cation/H+ antiporter complex subunit F gives MSVVIVIVTALLSVAALLALYRIVRGPSLLDRVVATDLLLAVIVGAVGTEAAINRHATTLPILVVLAILGFVASVGVVRFAAREDS, from the coding sequence ATGAGCGTCGTGATCGTGATCGTCACCGCACTGCTCTCCGTCGCGGCGTTGCTGGCCCTCTACCGCATCGTCCGCGGCCCGTCCCTGCTGGACCGGGTCGTCGCCACCGACCTGCTGCTGGCCGTCATCGTCGGCGCGGTCGGCACCGAGGCGGCGATCAACCGGCACGCGACCACCCTGCCGATCCTGGTGGTCCTCGCCATCCTGGGGTTCGTGGCCTCGGTGGGCGTGGTCCGGTTCGCCGCCCGGGAGGACTCGTGA
- a CDS encoding Na+/H+ antiporter subunit E, protein MTGPSQATTSRPVTTRGRWRDQLVTVVWLVLVWNLLWGEFTWGNVLGGALVSLLVLVFFPLPRVTFDGRIRPLGLLRFAARFIAELLTASVQVAWIAVRPDGVRHSAIIAVPLRVRSDLNLTLTAEALSLVPGTLIVEAVRDTGTLYVHVLDVRGPADVERARRDVLAVEERIVRATGSAAELRLLTGPGPSASDQPPSGPPPATNPTPLQNTDESDPPPSTRTDEGATE, encoded by the coding sequence GTGACCGGGCCGTCGCAGGCCACCACCAGCCGACCCGTGACCACCCGGGGACGGTGGCGCGACCAGTTGGTCACCGTGGTCTGGCTGGTGCTGGTCTGGAACCTGCTCTGGGGCGAGTTCACCTGGGGCAACGTCCTCGGGGGCGCGCTGGTCTCGCTGCTGGTCCTGGTCTTCTTCCCGCTGCCACGGGTGACCTTCGACGGCCGGATCCGGCCACTCGGGCTGCTCCGGTTCGCCGCCCGGTTCATCGCCGAACTGCTCACCGCCAGCGTCCAGGTCGCCTGGATCGCGGTCCGTCCGGACGGCGTACGGCACAGCGCGATCATCGCCGTACCGCTGCGGGTGCGCTCGGACCTGAACCTGACCCTGACCGCCGAGGCGCTGTCGCTGGTCCCCGGCACGCTCATCGTCGAGGCGGTACGCGACACCGGCACGCTCTACGTGCACGTGTTGGACGTACGCGGCCCCGCCGACGTCGAACGCGCCCGGCGGGACGTGCTCGCGGTCGAGGAGCGGATCGTCCGGGCCACGGGATCCGCCGCCGAACTGCGCCTGCTGACCGGACCCGGCCCGTCGGCCTCCGACCAGCCCCCGTCCGGCCCACCACCGGCGACGAATCCGACCCCGTTGCAGAACACCGACGAATCCGACCCGCCACCGTCCACCCGTACCGATGAAGGAGCGACCGAATGA